Below is a window of Lepisosteus oculatus isolate fLepOcu1 chromosome 8, fLepOcu1.hap2, whole genome shotgun sequence DNA.
TTTTAAAACCCACTCATTGTGTTTACAGAGAATCATGCGCGGTCCTAAATTCCCAATccctttataaaaagaaaacatccgCTCATTTCATACCCATGTGTACTGTTCTTCCCcacatctatttttaaaattcatttctaTCTTAATACCACTTTTGCTACAAGAGATGAAGAGTTTTAAGATGTAATTTAAGAACAGgttgatatattttttaaaggcttCATTTTCCTTGTAATAACTgaacaaaaaaacccaaaaccttTGAGAGACTGTCCGCCTGTGATCTATCGGGATTGTTCCTGCAGAGACTGGAGATGAGCCAACAGCAGCCTTACATCTGGGGAGATTCTGTTTGAATTCACCGAAATCTTAGCAGCTTGACTGGAATTCCTTTCACGAAACTTTAGTGTTTGAAATGTTTCCATGTGGATCAAATAAATACTGAATGCCCGTGTTCCCAGAGATATCAATTGACAACCTGTGTCCTTTCTTCACTGACACGGCGAGTTCCCCGTTCATACTTTGTAGCAGCACACCGTATCCTGTGAAAGAAACTGGTGAAGAAAGGCTTCTCCTTCAGCTCAGGCTGCTTTCTAAGCACTTTCTGATGTCTTACCCACCATGATTTCACAGCAATGGTGCTCATTCTTCTCCCAAACAATCATCAATTGCTGGAAACCCACTCCTGCTATTACCTTTCCTGTAATAATTTACTAGCCTGCCACATCAGAAATAGAAAATCCTTTCAAGTCCAAAGTCAATCGTCCAACATACTCCAGTAACATGAAAGCAGGGGGAGGGGTGGGATTTGCAAATGAATAAAAAGTATCTGTTTTGACAGCAATGGCTCTGTGAACAAACACGATCCCACCCACAACACTcgtactcacacacacagatggaAGAGCATTCCACAGAAAGAAAAGGGAATCGATTCCACGCTGGATGCTGTGGACCTGGCAACATTTAGAGAGCTGTTTCTTTTTCGACGTGCAACATTATGGTAGCAAATTTACGAGCGGGTTCCTTTTGATGGGGTGGATTCAGTATTCTCTCGCCTCCCCCAGCTCGTTCATGTACACGTCCTCCGGCGGGTTCTCGGCGCACCGGAGCCCGTTGTTGGGCGGGCGGACGGCGTGGAACTTGCTCCAGTCCCCCTTGCACAGGATCCAAGGGAGCACGTCCACTTTGTAGTGCAGCTCGGGCGAGAACTCGGTGCTGATGAGGTCTGGCGCTCCAGCCCCCTTCCCCCGGGTTATGAGCTTCATGTGGTCGTTGTAGCAGCAGTGCTGCGCTGCCAAAGTGGTGCTGTCGAAGGACAGCATGGAGCGCACGCAGAACTTCGCTGTGGGCTTGTAAATGTCCAGGCGCTCCTTGGGGCCGCTGGCGTCGCGCCAGCGGAACGTCTTCTTCAGCTTCTCGTCGAAGATATTGACCGCACTGTAGACGACTTCGGACGGGTAGGTGCAAGGGCAGCTGGGCAGTTCGGTCAGCACCTGGTGGAGGTACTTCTGCAAGAAGTCGCTTTTACAGTTCAGCCATTTCTCGCAGCTGTCGACATCTGCAGGAATCAAGGTTTAACAAAAGTCGATCATCTTAATGGATTGCACGCCATATTCCACTCGAAACCTCCTTCAGCTCCGCTAACCCAGCGCCATCGTTTTCAAAGCTGTCCAGTGTGAGACTCCCTCCCTGTTTGTGCCTCAGAGGGCACAGTTTCCCCCTCTGGCAACAAGAGGGGCAGAGGATGGCAACCCAGTGCCCCACCCCACAGCCGACCGCAGAACACAAGTGAGAAGCCCTGGGGGTGTGGCTGAAGCCGATTCCCTGGCTTCCCTCAAGAATGAGATCCTGGGGTCATTTCGTTACTAAAACGGGCCTAAAGGCCTCCTGTTGCTTGTAACCTCTCAGGTGTTTTCATATAGGCCATGTGTTTTGGGATTCTTATGgacagaaaaactgaaaattattACTGGATTTGCCTTTTGGACActtttgcaacatgaaacaTCATGGACTTCAGTGGCAGTGGTCTTCTGAGGGGGGAGGGTACTGACGGGTGGCAAATTTATCTCATTATTCCTCATATGAAACAGGTCCAACTAGCATATAAATGCCTGTTTCTGACTTTTGTTTAGTCTTTTTGGCAGCCAACAGATTACATGATTTTTATGGTGTTAAAATGTTCTTCATATTTTCATTGTCATCCATCATGTAAACACTGGCCAGCAATCGAAGTACAGACCAAACACTAAAGTAGCCTCTGACTTACATGGCTTTCATCAACACAAATGCCACAGGCTTACGTATGAAATGACACAGGACCTCATTCAGGGTGAAATCTGGCCTTCTGGCTATGAGCTCGCTTGCAGTGTTATGCAGTATGGATTAAAAGCCCTCCAGCTCCAGGCGTATAAGGTAACCCTGGCAGCCTGCACAACCTTCCTGCAGATttctcttcataaatatttgctCTCCATagtcaatggaaaaaaaaaatcctcacacTTTAGCTGGCTATattttttaactgcatttttcattattattatgaagTGAAACAGCTAGATCACTTTCATGTCTCACTTAAGTAACAGCTGGAAAGAGgagagcaataaaaaaaatcaaatatgttCTGGAAGAACAGCCTGTTTCGCAGACTGCATGCCATTCTCAGGGGAGCTACCCCTCGCAGCACGCAGGTGTGGACTGTCCGTGCTGGAAGGCTCCATGCGGCCCCAAAGGCCCCTTTCAAAACAGAACAGGCAATCCGAGATGATTAAAAAACTCTAATGACCTAAGAAGCTCAAATCTGGTCAATATATTCTTACATCATAAACATTATGGTTTTCCATTTCTCTGCACTCCCACGTCGAGACGTTAATGTGCTAAGTGTCGTTTCCGATCGTCATACCTCTGCTCtgtgaacattatttttattaaagacaAGGACAGTTGATATTTTGTGAAATTCGTGAGCTGTTTCACATTTTCAGACAACGATTCCCTCTAAAGCCGAGTCTCCAGGTGAGAAGGCAGAGCGGAATGAGATGCAAAGTGAAACCAGATGGTCACCAGTTATGACCCACACTGGGTCCGGGGGGTTACCTGAAAACAAAATTGACCAACCCAACATCCACTGACCTGCATCGAAGAGCTCCGTGCTATTCTCAGTCCCGTAGGGCATGAGATCGGTCACTGCATTCACATCGTCTTGAGGACCAttgggagagagaaagagaaaggcaTGAACTGAAACACATTTACTCACTTCACCTCGCAGAGAATGCTCAAAAAACAGTTTCACAGTATTTgttaatatgaaaaatattaaaatggcaaTTAGAAATGAATATCGCTCTGCCTGCTGAAGGGTATAAACTGCACTAGGTGGCAGAGATGTTCTCAAGGTTGAAATGACtgagacagacctggctgtagGTCACCCAGATGAGAGCCACACTACCCTGCTGAAAGTGGGGGGCCTATGGGCTCTCTGTGGCCATGAACAGTTACAGCAGGGCTGAAACTCCACAACAGGCTGAAAGAGATCAGTGTTAAAACAGTGGGTGGAAATCCCTGCTAAGAAGGAgtaacagacacaaacaggaaCTGTAACAGCTCCTGTGTGAAAACCTTGCATAGCAAATGGTTTTGGACTTTCCTCATGTTTTGTTGTACAAAGCTGCTTTAATCCATTTACGGCTGCCATTAAATCCCAAACTTCAACTTGCCAATTGCACAATCCCAAACCTGTCACATGATGGCGGCAACCTGCCGGAGCGAGGCTGCTTGTGCCAGACTAAAGCTTTTCCACTCGGCCTGATTGAGCGATCGCCTTCCTAGAGCTCTTGCGTCAGTCAAGACAGGAAGTGACACGCCTGTTGCAAAGACTTGTCCCATGTGCTGCTGCAAGTCGACCCAGAGCATCCCTAGACCCTTCACCCCCAGGACACTGGCAAAAGGAGCCTGAAGGTCATGGAAGGTCAGAGCAAGGTGACAATACCTGGACATCGCTCCAGGTCGCAGGTCCGGGACTCAGTGGCTGTACAGGCATAACCGCAGGACCGCGTTCTTGTCTGGTTCCCAGAGCCGCAGGTCACACTGCAGGAGGACCAGGCgctccactcctcctcctcataCTCTGAGCACAACAAGCAGCAGAGAAGGCTTTTACATTCACCTCCAGAGGAAACCGATGGATTCCTGGCATAGCAAGAGGGTGGCCAAGCGTTCAAGCAGCATTACAGCTCAAATCAGACTGTAACTTccattaatgcattttaaacaacCCTCTCAAAACAAAGCCTAAAAAACCTAAAGAATTAGTACAAATTCAACAAAAAATGGGCACTGTATAAATATCGTtatataaattaatatcatataaattaatatggaatcaagattttttttctttggggtataatttaatatttcaacTGCTGCACAAAGTGTTTAAAAAGCTTCAGGTCTATTAAATGCTCTTCTCAACTTTGTTTCCACTGAATACTTAATGATGCTTGACGCAATTAATACTGCATACTCTGCTGTAAAATTTAATCTTACTCACTCTCAGGCTCCATTGTTGTGCAATAAATATAACAATGTTAAATTCTGCTGGTTTCAGCAAAGGCCAGCAGCCAATACTAACACATTCTGTGATTTGCATCTATTTCAGCACCTAATAGCTTTAATTTCTAATGAACAATACATTCTCTCAGCCATAACTTTTAGGGGATCACATTATCTGAGTTGGAGCACAGGAAAATAAGGTCTCTGCTTGTGCTTCTCACAGGTTATTATAAGCACAGCTGCAGAGTCAGGTGGCTCACAACACTGGGTGGCTTAAATCacatttatgaaaaatacatagaaagaaaaacttttttttttttagattttgtccTGCAACTGACCCCAATTTTGTGAATAAAGAACAGAAACTCAGTTCCTGAGCCAGTGGCAATGATATTAttaggttacattttttaacgATTCCAGAGAGTGACCTTTGTGTGCTGGCACAACGTTAATCTGATCAGCAAAGTCCTGGGTCTCCAAGACAGAAAGCTGCTGGATCTTGAAGAACCTGAAGGCATCATCCATACTTAAAATTAACAGTCTCTAAAAATTTAAGTAAAACCAATGGGTGTCACAGCATACCTAAATCATTGCATGTagcatttgtaattcaacaaaactgAACACCACTGCAAGGAGGTGAATTCATTTGCAAGCACTGTGAGAATGCAGTCCTAACACAGACTCCTGTGGCACTCCAGAAATTACATCTCCCCAATTTAAGCATTAAACACTAATTATCTTATTACCCAGTTCTCAGTCCAAATACAATGTCTAAGGAAATGCAGTCCAACTTCCTTGGATGCTTGTGGCTTTAAAAAAACGATTTATGTGTAACCCTACCAAGAGGCTTCTAAAAACCTCGATACACCACATCCATAACTGCTGCGAGTTCAAAAATACTTAAGTCATTTAAGAAAGACCTACCAAGTTCATTCAAGCTGCAATAAGTTCCAATAGTAGTcttatttaattgaataaaatgtaataagtGGGCTGCAATTGTAATCACCTATGTGTCTGTGTATATGATTTTGTAATCTTATAATTCTGCAATGAGAACAGAACTCTGTTGTGGAAAATATGTTAATTTCAAAGTGGGACAGCtgccaaaaaataataatgtctgAAATGTCTGCCTCACATACAGGCATTGCTTTCATACTTGTGTAAAAAATCCTCAGACTACAGCACCCTTCATCTCCAAAGCATGTGGAGTTTTCCGCTCCACTGAAATAATGCAGCCTTCCAGCTCTATCATGGTTTGCCAGAGCATAAAGATTAGAGATGCAATGGTTTTTAATAGCCAAATTTTCAAAATCTTGTGTAAATAATGAAAACACGATGACCTTGATTACAGACTAAGTGAGCTATAAAATTACTGGATTAGCACAGTACTGCATGTcgttttagtaaaaaaaaaaagttcccctttgTTCTGCTGCCAGATCACTTTGCGGGTCACCCAGGAATAGACTTTCAGAATAGTTTTAATTACAGGAAAAGCTGAAACTGAGGTGTGTCTTTAGGGCCTGAAACTGTTAAAAGCTGGCCGCTTAATAGACACTGTCATAGGTGCACTTTTCTTCAGAGCATAGACAGTGAATTCCTGTGTACAGTCCTCACAATTCACAGTATATAAGCTTCTTCTTCCTTGTGGCTCCAgggtacaaaaataataaaaaagaacaaactagTGGAGATGAAAGCCCAAGCCACCAGGAGAACAGTGTTCTTCATAAACAGTAATGACTGACAAACCCGTGCAAGGTGGTGTGTTTAGATTACACTATGGAGTCTTATAGTGGAGCCTGTGCAGCACAGGAAACTTCAATTACAGGGACAAGAATACAGAGCAAGAGTGATTTTTTTGCCAATATAAGGCTAAACAAACCAACGTGACAGAATCACAGAACGGAAGATATGACATTTCAACTACatctacaaattatttaagaaaatgtattctCTCAGGACTAAGCGAGCATTTGAACACAAaagtctgacacactgacataATAGTGAAGCACTGAAGCCATGTATGACAGGTTTAAGAATTAAGGGCaggaaggaataaaaaaaaaccatgcAAAGTACCCAAAACAACAGAAGTCAAACACGGTCAGTTCTGTTTGCACACTGCAtgggcaaaattaaaaaaaaaaatcaaatgaagtATATGATACAAAAATCTCTCCCCTTGTATTCTGACAAAGTAATGCGTAGAAGAATCAAATCAATGATGCATAATTACCAGAAGAATTCATTTCTAATTTTACTTAAACTCCAAAGGAGTTCCCATGTTTAGTGAAGTAAAAAACTTCAGAACTGTGCCGACTGGATGTTCCAGTTCAGAATCCCTCTTTAATTTAGAATGTGGTTTAACAAATCTGCTTAGCAGAAGGCACGCCGCATCTCTCCCatcgaaagaaaaaaaaaaagcaaagtaatTTTATGTGCAGCCCGCACAGCCCCTGAATTTTTGAACTGGCTTAAAAGCTTCCGAAATGCGAAGAGCAGCCAGAGTCTGAGTCGTGGGACGAGAAGAATAGCCCAGCCTTTCCCTGTCAGCCCATGTCACCCTGTCCTCCTAATCTGCTGTCTAATTGAACGCAAATATTAGTTGTTTATCCAGTGGGCTAGGCTCACGCTGCTATTAGCAAGCTGCCCAGCGGATCTTCAAAAGCCTTTGGAACCAAGAACCAGTGTCAACTTCAAAGAGGACACAAACAATGTCCTGATGGTCGAGCGCTCGCGGGCGGAGAAGCcgcactccctctctctcttttagTTCTCCCCCTGTGCTCTCAGTGGAGGCATCTCTTTTAAATTTCCAAAGGCTTGAAGAATGCCGGGCTCTGTGGAGAGAGAATGACCAGTGTGCAACAGGCATGCAAAAATTACTTAAATATTCCATTGAGAAAACAATGCTCAGTTGTCTCAATTGGATGTTAACAATTTAGCAGAGCTCTTCTGGCAAGCATCTGTAAAAAACGGTcactaatttagtttttttctttcccctctGTCAAAGGTCTGGTAGGAAGACTGAAATGATATGGTAGGAACTGCTGGTCTAACTGGACTTTTCATTCCGAATCTTTAAAATGGTTTTACTAgaaatgaaagacaaaaaaaatcatattgtgTTGTATGAGATGCGTTGTATGAGTACTATGTACGAGATGTGAAATTGGTTTTATTgactgttctttttaaaaagataattgTAAGCAGTCAGTGTCAATAAATACATGAAGAGCTAAGAGTCTTGTGGAACCTGCTGAGACCACATGCTGTCGTATGAGGCTATAGAACAATCAATCAACTAAAACCAAGCAGGTGTTTAAAATCTGACAGTTGCTGCCTCATATTTTTAGACAACCATGACACTGTGCTTTATATTTTAGTGAATCCAATAAAACactgaaagcattttttaagaAGCCATCGGTTATTGTTTAAGCACTATAAAAGGGTCAGGAACGTATTGATAGAACAGTTCTGAATCATAACATATTACAGATTTTTCTCCGAGTTAAAAAACTGGTAGGGCTCCACTTGCAATATCTACAAGGCTCTTCAGAGGAAGATAACCTAGTACGTAAATTTGTCTGGTTAAAAATAACCCATCTTTCCCATTTTAACATTTGATAGAAATTCAGAATGAAATCCATGAGGGCATTCAGAAGGTCTAACAACTTTTATCCAACAGGCCTCCGTGAACTTTCAAGCCAGATTCTGCTACAGAAAAGAAGCTGCCTGGCCTCTTGCCATCTCTACCAGCCTGTTCTCTGTGTGAGCTGCAGCATCTCTGCTGGCAAATGAAGTCGATTTTGGAAcctcaaaaacatgaaaatctcTGTCAC
It encodes the following:
- the ism2a gene encoding isthmin-2, which produces MHGLRRHDSLLLWVALLALSLALVKGFPARKHKNSTPKVRGTIFLERAESVPRAAQQGAESTQHPNQVKSLLSSSRRHKRRWSQRRLAPDAEETNPFVLDLRNFPDLANADLNSQNPNIQVTIEVVDDPQTEIEMDLLEESRNDWPLSSVDWLGDKKLFWPLFWEYPDSQEASLEDTREDHTLEYDSEESALSGVGGDWDSSWHKGWDSKDTYEYEEEEWSAWSSCSVTCGSGNQTRTRSCGYACTATESRTCDLERCPDDVNAVTDLMPYGTENSTELFDADVDSCEKWLNCKSDFLQKYLHQVLTELPSCPCTYPSEVVYSAVNIFDEKLKKTFRWRDASGPKERLDIYKPTAKFCVRSMLSFDSTTLAAQHCCYNDHMKLITRGKGAGAPDLISTEFSPELHYKVDVLPWILCKGDWSKFHAVRPPNNGLRCAENPPEDVYMNELGEAREY